Proteins from a genomic interval of Cucumis melo cultivar AY chromosome 7, USDA_Cmelo_AY_1.0, whole genome shotgun sequence:
- the LOC127150376 gene encoding uncharacterized protein LOC127150376, which yields MDNPTKAQMWLTSIEKIFRYMKCPDNQKVQCVVFFLEDRCTAWWETTERMLGGDVSRITLERFEERFYAKIFSANVKYAKQQEFLNLEQGDMTVEQYDTEFDKLSRFAPDVVKDEAARTEKFVRGLRPDV from the coding sequence atggacaaccccaccaAGGCCCAGATGTGGTTGACCTCCATAGAAAAAATCTTCAggtacatgaaatgccctgataACCAGAAGGTCCAGTGCGTAGTTTTCTTCTTAGAGGACAGATgcactgcctggtgggagactactGAGAGGATGCTGGGTGGTGATGTTAGCAGAATAACCTTGGAGCGGTTCGAGGAGAGATTCTATGCTAAAATTTTCTCTGCCAACGTAAAGTACGCTAAGCAGCAAGAGTTCTtgaacttggagcaaggcgacatgactgtggagcagtaTGACACCGAGTTTGATAAACTTTCTCGTTTTGCTCCCGATGTAGTGAaagatgaggctgccaggactgaGAAGTTCGTTAGAGGTCTCAGGCCAGACGTCTAG